The Treponema phagedenis DNA segment TCCTTTTTCTTTTCTGATGCGTAAGGTAAATAACAATTTATTATACTGTTAAAAAATAAATTTGTCAAATCTTACTGTTCAAAAAGATGAGGCTTCTAAATCTGTATAGCACCTCGAAGATATTTTATTTTTCGCCTCTTCTCTTGCATGCAAAAGGGAGTCAGCGAAAATAGGCTACTGCCTATAATTCTATTATCGGCAAAAACGGTAAAAACAATAGGGCTTTCTTGACGAAAGTTGATTAAAACTTTACAGTTAGGAAGATAAAAAAAATCTCTATAGAAGAGAGATAAAACACCATATTATGGGAGGTCTTTATGACAAGTTACAAAGAATTAGGTTTGGTAAATACAAAAGAATTATTTGCCAAAGCAATGAAAGGCGGATATGCGATTCCCGCTTATAACTTCAATAACATGGAACAGCTTCAAGCGATTATTCAAGCATGTGTAGAAACAAAATCTCCGGTTATTTTGCAGGTTTCCTCAGGGGCAAGAAAATACGCAAATGCAACTCTTTTACGGAATATGGCCCGCGGCGCGGTAGAATACGCCCATGAGCTCGGATACGACATTCCGATTGTACTGCACCTTGACCACGGCGATACATTTGAACTCTGTGTTGACTGCATCGAAAACGGATTTTCTTCCGTTATGATTGACGGTTCTTCCCTTTCATACAATGATAACGTCGCCTTAACAAAAAAAGTTTGTGAATATGCGCACGCTCAAAAGGATTATGTTACGGTTGAGGGCGAGCTCGGCGTATTAGCCGGAGTTGAAGATGACGTTGTTGCGGAAAAAAGCCATTACACGATGCCTGACGAAGTGGAAGACTTCGTAAGCAAAACCGGTGTAGATTCTTTGGCTATTTCAATCGGCACAAGTCACGGCCGCTCAAAATTTACTCCCGAGCAATGCACAAAGAACGCTGACGGAATTCTTATCCCGCCTCCGCTGCGCTTTGATATTCTTGCGGAAATTGAAAAACGCATTCCGGGCTTTCCGATTGTTCTGCACGGCTCATCTTCCGTTCCTATTGAGTATGTACAGGAAATTGAAAAATACGGCGGACACTTGCCGAACTCAATCGGAATACCTGAAGATCAGCTTAGAAAAGCGGCAAAAAGCGCTGTATGCAAAATCAATATAGACTCCGACGGCCGGCTTGCAATGACTGCCGCAATCCGCAAAGTTTTTGTTACAAAACCCGAAGAGTTTGACCCGCGCAAATATCTCGGCCCTGCTCGTGATGAGCTGAAAAAACTTTATATGCACAAAAACATAGAAGTTCTCGGAAGCGCAAACCAAGCATAAGCAATTAAAAAAGGCGGCAAAATTGTATTTGCCGCCCGCTTTTCAAAACCTCTAAAAAAATCCGAACACACCGCAGTTAACAGCCCTTACACGCTTTTTGCAAATCAACTATCGTGCACAAGCATATCAAGACTTTTACAAACATTTTTATAAAAAAAAGAGTCCCGGGTTAGTTTTTGACGTCCTTGTCAAAAACTAACCCACGAGTTTTAAAGCTTTGCAAACAGTTTTGCTTTAAAACATCGTTTCTGCTTGGAACCACCGCCGTCCATGGCGGTTCTGAGTTTTGACGTCCTTGTCAAAAACTAACTCACGAGTTTTAAAGCTTTACAATCTGCTTGTTTTAAAACATCGTTTCTGCGTGGAAACACGGGCGTCCGTGCCCGTTCTGATTTTGACAACGGTGAGTAAACTTACCATACTAATGCTTATACAAAGGGCTTTGCCGGCCATTAAGCCTGCCGGTTTATGCTTTGCATTAAGGGTCAGCCCCCCCTTTGTTCATGCGTAAGCCCTGATCCAAACTTTTCGGGCGGTTGACAGAAAAAACAAAATTGTGTATTCTGGTTTTCTCTTAAATGATAAGGGCAATTAGCTCAGTTGGTTAGAGTACAAGCATGACACGCTTGGGGTCGCTGGTTCGATTCCAGCATTGCCCAGTTTTATAATCCTTTGCATATAAAAGACTTAACAATCAGACAATTCACTGAAAATCCTAAAAATATGAAACAGCACTATTCCTATGGTAAATTGCCCGCCGTTGCGCCGTGTCGAGCTCTCCTGTGATAAATTTTTTGCGATTGCATTGGATAAATCAAAAAATTAGTTATTAAAAGAACGCCGCCTATGTTTTTATCTTTAATTCTTCATCTTTAGAAAAAAATGTGCTATACTTTAAAAACCGCTTTATTTCTGCATGGACATAAAAAAACCTACCTTTAAAAGGCAGGTTTTTTAACGCACAATGCGAGGTCCCTTGCGGGACGGGCTGTAACAAATGAAAACTATAAGCTTATCCGCTTTAACAGTAAAGACCTCTGGGGCAGCCATTGTTTTGATGACGGAAAAACAGCACTGGAGCGCCGTTTGCATCGCGGTTCAAGGCGAAGGATTGAGCGAAGACGCGATCGGATTGTTTTGCTTCAGGAGTTATTTGCAAAAGAAATTGCGAAAATTGATGAAGGTTTTTTTAGGCGGCTTGATGAAAGTGCTTTTTATTTAGAAGATAAAAGTTTAAAGCAAAAGTATTCTCTTTTTAATGATGATAATTTTACAGACAAGGATTATTATAAAAAATTTCCGACTATTCATCATCTGATAAAAGCATTAATAAATGACGAGGCACATGTTGATATTAGGCTTCTTTATTTGGCTTGCCATACTATTATCAAAAACCGCGGGCATTTTTTATTTGAAGGGAAGGAGTTTAACACGGAGAGCCGTTTTGATGATGCAATAAATGAATTGTTCAGCTATTTGCGGCAGGATATGGAAATTGATTTTGCATTTGAAGATAAAATTGCCGATATAAAAGAAATTCTTGAAAATAAAAAAATCGGCATGCGCGATAAGCAAAATGCTTTAAATAAAAAATTGAGCATTGCTCCAAAAGACAAGCAAAAAAAAGAAATAATAAAGTTGATTGTCGGAGCTTCTTTTAATCTTAAAACTCTTTTTAATGACGAAAAGTATAGCAGTGAAAAAGAATCCTATTCTTTTGCAAAGTCAAATTACGAAGAAAAAGAAGCCGTTCTTGAAAGCTTACTCGGTGATGGCTTTGGCTTGATACTAAGAGCAAAGGCAGTTTACGACAGCTCTGTTCTTTCAGAAATTTTAGGAAACGAAACGTATCTGTCTTTTGCAAAGGTTAAAATTTATGATAAACATAAAGAGGATTTAGCAAAATTAAAAAAGGTAATTAAAACGTATCACGCCGATGAGTTTAAAAAAGTATTTGCAGAAGCAAATATACAAGGTAATTATTGCTCGTATGTCGGCAGTTGTAAGAAGAACGGTAAAAAGGTTCCAATAGAAAAGCGTGCGGACAAAGATGCTTTTTATGATTTTTTAAAAAAGATTTTAAAAGATGAGAAGGCAAAAAATTCCGATGCCGATTATGCTTTTATTTTAAATGAAATAGAGCTAAAAACTTTTTTGCCGAAACAAGTTAGTAAAAAAAATGCAAACATTCCGTATCAGCTGCGGCGAATGGAACTTGAAAAAATTGTAAATAATGCGGAAAAATATTTTTCGTTTTTATCTGAAAAAGATGAGTACGGAACGGTAAAAGAAAAGATAATTCAATTGCTGA contains these protein-coding regions:
- a CDS encoding class II fructose-bisphosphate aldolase is translated as MTSYKELGLVNTKELFAKAMKGGYAIPAYNFNNMEQLQAIIQACVETKSPVILQVSSGARKYANATLLRNMARGAVEYAHELGYDIPIVLHLDHGDTFELCVDCIENGFSSVMIDGSSLSYNDNVALTKKVCEYAHAQKDYVTVEGELGVLAGVEDDVVAEKSHYTMPDEVEDFVSKTGVDSLAISIGTSHGRSKFTPEQCTKNADGILIPPPLRFDILAEIEKRIPGFPIVLHGSSSVPIEYVQEIEKYGGHLPNSIGIPEDQLRKAAKSAVCKINIDSDGRLAMTAAIRKVFVTKPEEFDPRKYLGPARDELKKLYMHKNIEVLGSANQA